The region GCGATATAGAGAAGAAGGTAGTCTACGGCGCTCATGGGCCGAAGGAGGTCCACGTCATAATTCTAGATGATGGGAGGAGGGAGCAAATGAGAGGTCCCTTCAAAGAAGCGTTATCTCTACCCTTACTCGGGAAAATACCGTGCCCCCAGCTCTGGCCATTCTGGAAGAGAATACTCGGGATGGATCGCTCTGAGGAGTTAGCGAAATACCTGATCGATAGAAGATTGACGGAATGCTTGGGTATGGACATATCTCCCTTACTGAAGCTCCTCTAACTCGAGGCCTCAGTAGAATGCTTGAACGAGTTCAAATAGAGTGGCTAGGGAGCTTTAATGCTGTACCCCCTCCTCCTGATCTCCCTGAGTATCTTCTGCTGGTCTATCCGCATGGGGCAGGCTTCCTTACATCTACCGCAGAGGAGACATGCGAAGGAGTGCTTTACAGCCTCCTCTTTGTTCCCAGTTATGTACTCCAATATGACCCCTATCCCACCGGAGTAGACGGACTTCAATCCCCCCCAGTAACCTCCGACTATCCAGAAGACGGGACACAAGTACTGGCAGGCCCCGCACCTGAGGCAGAGTAAGGCCTCTCTCAAAACTGGATCCCGGGAGCTCTCAACTCTTCCATTATCTAAGAATATCACATGAAGCTCCCTAGGCCCGAACTCATCTTTCTGAGGTCCTCTCACTATGTTAACGTAAGATGATACCTTGTACCCGTTATACCTAGTTATGACTTCCACAGCCCTCCAGGCATCCAGCATCGTAGGCAAAACTTTCTCCATGCCAACGAGCATTATGTGCTTCCTAGGTAACGATATGGAGAGCCTCACATTAGATTCGTTCTCTATTATGAAACCGCATCCCTCATCAGCAGCGAAGGCATTAACGCCGCTCATCCCTATATCCGCCTCGAAGTACTTCCTCCTCAGGAACTTCCTGACTAGAGAAACCATGCCCTCTATATCGTCCTTATCGACTTCCTCCCCCATGAAACCCCTCAGGAACTCAGCTACCCTCTCCCTAGTCAGGTGGATGGATACAGATGTGAAGTGCATGGATTTCGGCCCTATGAACTGAACTAAGAACTCACCCAAGTCCGTCTCATAGACTTCCTTTCCCCTACTCACTAAGTGCTCCCTGATACCCACTTCCTCGCTCGTTATACTCTTACCCTTCACTATGACTTTGCCATCGCCCACTATCTCATCTACGATCCTCCTAGCTTCATCAGGCGTCCTAGCTAGGTAAGCGAAACCACCTTTCCTCTCTACGCTCTCCATAGCGATATGAGTGAGCTCCTCCATCCTCTCCAACGAGCTCTCCTTGATTTCCCTCACTTTATCAGCTAGATCCCTCAGATGAGGGTACTTTGAGAACACGCTCTTCCTCAGCTCCCAGTATGAGAGGTTAGCTCTATCCAGCGAGGCCCTCAAGAAACTATTGGAACTAGCTTCTATCAATAGGGAGCTAACTTCCCTCAAGTTCATACTATCACCTCCGCGAGATCTAGTACCTCTAAACCTCCGGAAACTCTCTTCAAGTTGAGGAGGCAGATGGGGCATGCTACTATTATCTTGCTAGCTCCAGTGGACTTCAGTTCCTCTAACCTCTTCTCAGCTATTTTAAAAGCTAAATTCGGGAAAATGGATTCTATTGGTCCCCCACAGCACCCAGTGAATTTCCTAGAGAATTCAGGCTCCCTCAAAACAACTCCGGCCTTTCGCAATAGCTCCCTTATCTGCTCAGTAGAATCGCTCCATCTAGCTAGGTAGCAGGGATCGTGGATCGCTGCCTCTAGCTCCTTTCTCGC is a window of Candidatus Korarchaeum sp. DNA encoding:
- a CDS encoding LUD domain-containing protein, with product MNLREVSSLLIEASSNSFLRASLDRANLSYWELRKSVFSKYPHLRDLADKVREIKESSLERMEELTHIAMESVERKGGFAYLARTPDEARRIVDEIVGDGKVIVKGKSITSEEVGIREHLVSRGKEVYETDLGEFLVQFIGPKSMHFTSVSIHLTRERVAEFLRGFMGEEVDKDDIEGMVSLVRKFLRRKYFEADIGMSGVNAFAADEGCGFIIENESNVRLSISLPRKHIMLVGMEKVLPTMLDAWRAVEVITRYNGYKVSSYVNIVRGPQKDEFGPRELHVIFLDNGRVESSRDPVLREALLCLRCGACQYLCPVFWIVGGYWGGLKSVYSGGIGVILEYITGNKEEAVKHSFACLLCGRCKEACPMRIDQQKILREIRRRGYSIKAP